In Anaerolineae bacterium, the following are encoded in one genomic region:
- a CDS encoding class I SAM-dependent methyltransferase: MDILDELLIDYYRHPSLAIWRAVEIRVLRKLDWPSPILDVGCGSGLFASKIGPDFKAGFDMSGIMLREARQSQTYGYLAQADAVSFPYPDNSFACVFSNCVLEHIPAIETVFAEAARVLAPGGKFIFTVPSEKFTDWLFFPWLKRKWGNAAAADAHAQWFNDYQEHCHIDSHQIWDQRLQNVNLQLEQWQYYMPFFSTLIFSFLDDVWKGPLPHQPLRNIVSIVIRKISHELPVSWVRRLWSIVLGPFYRRDVYPSKKGSGLLIVATKPVSDRDHAV; this comes from the coding sequence ATGGATATTTTGGATGAATTATTGATTGATTATTATCGTCACCCCTCTCTGGCCATCTGGCGTGCCGTTGAGATTCGCGTGCTAAGAAAATTGGATTGGCCCTCACCCATACTTGATGTTGGCTGCGGCTCGGGCCTTTTTGCTTCAAAGATAGGCCCTGATTTTAAGGCCGGTTTTGACATGTCGGGGATTATGCTGAGAGAGGCCAGACAAAGTCAAACGTATGGTTATCTTGCTCAAGCCGACGCAGTGAGTTTTCCTTATCCTGACAACAGTTTTGCATGTGTATTTAGCAACTGCGTTCTGGAACATATTCCGGCAATAGAAACGGTTTTTGCCGAAGCGGCCAGAGTTCTGGCCCCAGGAGGAAAGTTTATTTTTACCGTACCCAGCGAAAAGTTTACCGACTGGTTATTTTTTCCGTGGCTGAAGCGGAAATGGGGAAATGCCGCTGCTGCCGATGCGCATGCTCAATGGTTCAATGATTATCAAGAGCATTGTCATATTGATTCCCATCAAATTTGGGATCAACGATTGCAAAATGTGAATTTGCAATTGGAGCAATGGCAGTATTATATGCCTTTTTTTAGCACCTTAATCTTTTCTTTTCTTGATGATGTTTGGAAAGGGCCTTTGCCTCATCAACCACTTCGGAATATAGTCTCCATTGTCATTCGCAAAATTTCTCATGAGTTACCTGTGTCGTGGGTGCGGCGGTTATGGTCTATAGTATTAGGGCCATTTTATAGGCGTGATGTTTATCCCTCTAAAAAGGGAAGCGGGCTGTTAATTGTGGCTACAAAACCTGTTAGTGACCGTGACCATGCCGTTTAG
- a CDS encoding glycosyltransferase — MLKKVLIVTTYFPPAKAVGAIRLAKFAKYLPEFGWQPIVLTVPSELPLDNGETSRPTPVYTAPVPTLRTLYKLGRGLLPRSAAIKPPVKTDFIGKEKSFSGRAEVINSWVFVPDQMITWFPFAVSKGLQIAKTHSIQTILSTSPDPTCHLVAKYLSRRLKCPWGADFRDPWAKNPFVFYPTSLHYKISVSLEKAVVRAARHIFTVSHALRDDFVSGYPDEPSTKFSVLTNGYDREDFPNLTATASDNCDAITIVHNGAFFYAGKDPFPFLKAVQLLVRQSKTNIKVKFVGVSPLKLAPTLLEWGLADTVETIERKPHLESLPYLFKADILLLVSGPGRGVLTSKVFEYLFTGKPILALTPHDGSLAQLLQQANVGMVVDSEEPQEIANAILRLVGDLQAHRLPQPNWDFIEQFDYRNLTGQLARILDDIL, encoded by the coding sequence ATGCTGAAAAAAGTCCTGATCGTCACCACCTATTTTCCCCCGGCCAAAGCAGTAGGCGCTATTCGTTTGGCCAAATTCGCCAAATATTTGCCGGAGTTTGGCTGGCAGCCTATTGTATTGACGGTGCCGTCTGAGCTACCATTAGACAATGGAGAAACCTCAAGGCCAACGCCTGTTTACACTGCCCCTGTTCCTACTCTCCGGACTTTATATAAATTGGGCAGAGGTTTACTGCCTCGATCAGCAGCTATTAAACCGCCTGTAAAAACCGACTTTATTGGCAAGGAAAAGAGCTTTTCGGGGCGCGCTGAAGTGATCAATAGTTGGGTATTTGTTCCTGACCAAATGATCACCTGGTTCCCCTTTGCTGTCTCAAAAGGGCTGCAAATAGCAAAAACACATTCTATCCAGACCATTTTAAGCACTTCACCTGATCCAACCTGTCATTTAGTGGCTAAGTACCTCTCCCGAAGGTTGAAATGTCCCTGGGGAGCTGACTTTCGGGACCCTTGGGCAAAAAATCCTTTTGTTTTTTATCCCACGTCTCTGCATTATAAGATTTCAGTCAGTCTGGAAAAAGCCGTAGTCAGAGCGGCGCGTCATATCTTTACTGTTTCTCATGCTTTAAGAGACGATTTTGTCAGTGGTTATCCTGATGAACCATCAACTAAATTTAGTGTGCTTACAAATGGTTATGATAGAGAAGATTTCCCGAATTTAACTGCCACTGCTTCTGATAATTGTGACGCTATCACCATTGTCCACAATGGCGCTTTCTTTTATGCAGGCAAAGATCCCTTCCCTTTTTTGAAGGCTGTTCAGTTGCTTGTGAGGCAGAGCAAAACAAACATAAAAGTGAAATTTGTAGGCGTCTCTCCTTTAAAATTAGCCCCAACGTTATTGGAATGGGGTCTGGCCGATACTGTTGAAACTATAGAACGTAAACCTCATTTGGAAAGTTTGCCTTATTTATTCAAGGCAGATATCCTGCTTCTTGTTTCTGGACCTGGTCGGGGAGTCTTGACCAGCAAAGTTTTTGAGTATTTATTTACTGGTAAGCCTATTTTAGCCTTGACGCCTCATGATGGCAGTTTGGCCCAACTACTTCAGCAGGCTAATGTGGGAATGGTGGTTGATTCTGAAGAACCTCAAGAAATTGCAAATGCGATACTACGTTTAGTTGGAGATTTGCAAGCTCATCGTCTGCCCCAGCCAAATTGGGATTTTATTGAGCAGTTTGATTATAGAAACTTGACCGGACAATTGGCTCGTATTTTGGATGATATATTATGA
- a CDS encoding glycosyltransferase family 4 protein: protein MPIIAINAYHLWPGQVGGTETYVRNLVHYLANSQNSTKYILIANQESVASLHALLTPSWQTLLLPPLSKNETLSFSYRVKSKLFSLLHWPPPPTTQEMVINKLLNAAGIDLIHFPQTIIHPLSLSIPCVLTFWDMQHEFFPEFFSESLLKWRRDTYQPSAQKAKIIIAPSQFTKQALISKYGIAEEKIRVIYFGVSAEFLQPLEQTTLAQIKTRYNLPPDYFFYPAASFPNKNHCRLLQAFHKLTLSYPKLKLVLTGMANTAEADLQKIISDLDLRAKVLQLGYVPYHHLPYLYAQATALVFPSLFEGYGIPVLEAMAIGCPVICSNTTSLPELVGEAALMVNPMDVEALTEAMRRILQDEMLRQRLVEKGRQQVAKFSWPQAVEQTIAVYRDILA from the coding sequence GTGCCGATTATCGCTATCAATGCTTACCATCTATGGCCTGGCCAAGTCGGAGGCACTGAAACTTATGTGCGTAACCTTGTTCATTATTTGGCGAATTCCCAAAATTCAACAAAGTATATTCTAATTGCCAATCAAGAAAGTGTTGCCTCTCTACATGCGCTTTTGACACCCTCGTGGCAAACACTGCTGTTACCGCCTCTATCCAAAAACGAAACCCTGTCTTTCTCTTATCGTGTAAAAAGTAAGCTCTTTAGTTTGCTGCATTGGCCTCCTCCACCCACCACCCAGGAGATGGTTATCAACAAACTGCTTAACGCAGCCGGTATTGATCTTATTCATTTTCCCCAGACCATTATTCATCCCCTATCTCTTTCTATTCCTTGCGTATTGACCTTTTGGGATATGCAGCATGAATTCTTCCCGGAGTTTTTTTCGGAAAGCCTGCTTAAATGGCGCCGGGACACTTATCAACCCTCCGCTCAAAAAGCTAAAATAATTATTGCCCCGAGCCAATTCACTAAACAAGCTTTGATTTCAAAATATGGAATTGCTGAAGAAAAAATCAGGGTGATTTACTTTGGCGTTTCGGCTGAATTTCTACAGCCGCTGGAGCAAACCACTTTAGCCCAAATCAAAACGCGATACAACTTGCCACCGGATTATTTCTTTTATCCCGCTGCCTCTTTTCCTAACAAAAACCATTGCCGGCTGTTACAGGCATTTCATAAACTCACGCTTTCATACCCAAAACTGAAACTTGTTTTAACCGGTATGGCCAACACCGCCGAAGCGGATCTGCAAAAGATAATCTCGGATCTGGATTTGAGGGCCAAAGTATTGCAATTGGGGTATGTGCCTTACCATCATTTGCCTTATCTTTATGCCCAGGCAACAGCGTTGGTATTTCCTTCTTTATTTGAAGGGTATGGCATTCCTGTTTTGGAGGCAATGGCGATAGGGTGCCCGGTGATTTGTTCAAATACAACGTCTCTGCCGGAGTTGGTTGGCGAGGCAGCTTTAATGGTTAATCCAATGGATGTTGAGGCTTTAACAGAGGCGATGCGGCGAATTTTGCAGGATGAGATGCTGCGCCAAAGACTGGTGGAGAAAGGCAGGCAGCAAGTAGCAAAATTCTCCTGGCCGCAGGCGGTCGAGCAGACTATTGCTGTCTATCGGGATATTCTGGCGTAA
- a CDS encoding SDR family NAD(P)-dependent oxidoreductase: MNWQGVSVLVTGAGGFIGSHLVERLAREGARVRAFVRYNSRGDVGLLNELPAALLQKVEVVAGDLRDSEAVYAVVKDVEVVFHLGALIAIPYSYLHPREVIETNIMGTLNVLMAARELGTPRLIHTSTSEVYGTAQYTPIDERHPLQGQSPYSASKIGADKIVESFYRSFGVPVATLRPFNTYGPRQSARAIIPTIITQALTRNQIRLGSLEPVRDFTYVTDTVEGFLRLAGCEAAFGQEVNIGLGQGVSIGNLARQVLQILKQDLPIVCDKQRQRPTGSEVWKLQASNVKASELLKWHPAVSLDEGLALTIEWIRDNLERYRPDEYEI, encoded by the coding sequence ATGAATTGGCAGGGAGTATCTGTTTTGGTCACCGGGGCCGGTGGTTTCATCGGCAGCCACCTGGTTGAAAGATTGGCGCGTGAAGGAGCGCGGGTGCGGGCCTTTGTGCGGTATAATTCGCGGGGGGATGTTGGTTTGTTGAATGAGTTACCGGCCGCCCTGTTACAAAAAGTAGAAGTAGTTGCCGGAGATTTGCGCGACAGCGAGGCTGTTTATGCGGTGGTTAAAGATGTAGAGGTAGTGTTTCATTTGGGCGCTTTAATAGCCATTCCCTATTCCTACCTGCATCCGCGAGAGGTGATAGAGACAAATATTATGGGCACGCTGAATGTATTAATGGCCGCGCGAGAGTTGGGTACTCCTCGCCTCATCCATACTTCCACCAGCGAAGTTTATGGCACCGCTCAATATACCCCTATTGACGAACGCCACCCGTTGCAGGGCCAGTCTCCTTATTCGGCCAGCAAAATTGGAGCCGACAAAATTGTGGAGAGTTTTTACCGTTCGTTTGGAGTGCCTGTGGCTACCCTGCGTCCCTTTAATACTTATGGTCCTCGTCAAAGCGCGCGGGCTATTATTCCTACCATTATTACTCAGGCTCTCACTCGTAACCAAATCCGCCTGGGTTCGCTTGAGCCTGTGCGCGATTTTACCTATGTCACAGACACCGTTGAGGGCTTTTTGCGTTTGGCCGGTTGTGAGGCCGCGTTTGGCCAGGAAGTGAATATTGGTTTGGGACAGGGTGTTTCAATTGGCAATTTAGCTCGCCAGGTTTTGCAAATACTTAAGCAAGACCTGCCCATTGTATGCGACAAACAACGACAACGCCCAACAGGTAGCGAAGTATGGAAATTACAGGCCAGTAATGTGAAGGCTAGTGAATTATTGAAGTGGCATCCCGCTGTCTCTCTGGATGAGGGGTTGGCGCTGACTATTGAGTGGATCCGTGACAATCTGGAACGGTATCGCCCTGATGAATATGAAATATAA
- a CDS encoding oligosaccharide flippase family protein yields MSLAQRTINNSISNVIGWGWATVLSLVATRYIVQGLGREAYGILALALTVIGYFAILDLGLNTASVKYIAEYYVKQDLVTLNKIVWTTLLVFTMVGVIGGIAIILLADNLVVLFQVTPDLVSEAKFTFYVTAIGFPLSLMVGVVASIPNALQRYDLSNKLGILITTLSTLFILGLLALGYRLKAVVILQVSTTIISLILYTILSKRLIPELSWWPSYDWQIFKKLLSFGIYTFISRVGGLFLFQFDRLMIGILLGASLVTYYVVPLNLATQLHKIVLTIAGVLFPVSSGLSSTGQIETLKGIYERAIKVTLFISTFVCVTIFSFSSPILRIWIDTDFAQTSTWVLKLLTLGWYFISWSIIAYIFLDGFGKPHLISFSNILTAIVNVTAVLVLVPRYGIIGAAIAGLLYLHTLAFIYYVEKNLLHLNSWRLFHHVYLKIWFAGLVIGIIDYLLLPFTSNFLNLICIVTLGGGVYLLVVLVLGIFDERDKKIAQRYLHQFFHKEQLEEVL; encoded by the coding sequence GTGAGTCTAGCTCAACGGACCATTAATAATTCAATATCCAATGTTATTGGCTGGGGCTGGGCGACAGTCCTTAGCCTTGTGGCTACTCGATACATTGTGCAGGGATTGGGCCGGGAAGCCTATGGTATTTTGGCATTAGCCTTAACCGTTATTGGTTATTTTGCTATCCTTGATTTGGGATTGAACACCGCCTCAGTAAAATATATTGCTGAATATTATGTAAAACAAGACCTGGTTACCTTAAACAAGATTGTCTGGACCACATTGCTGGTTTTCACCATGGTTGGTGTTATTGGGGGAATTGCCATCATTCTCTTGGCCGATAATCTGGTGGTATTATTCCAAGTAACACCTGATTTGGTATCAGAAGCAAAATTCACCTTTTATGTCACTGCCATAGGTTTTCCGCTGAGTTTGATGGTAGGAGTGGTGGCCTCAATTCCTAATGCTTTGCAGCGTTATGACCTTTCCAACAAATTGGGCATTCTCATCACTACCTTATCCACCTTGTTCATCCTTGGACTATTAGCTTTGGGTTATCGGCTAAAAGCCGTGGTCATACTCCAAGTGAGCACAACCATCATTAGTTTGATATTATATACAATTTTGTCAAAACGATTAATCCCTGAATTAAGCTGGTGGCCTTCATACGACTGGCAAATATTTAAAAAATTACTTTCCTTTGGTATATACACCTTCATTAGCCGTGTTGGCGGTTTATTTCTTTTTCAATTTGATCGCTTAATGATTGGCATTTTATTAGGTGCCAGTTTAGTGACTTATTACGTGGTGCCACTTAATTTGGCGACTCAACTTCATAAAATCGTTCTGACCATAGCTGGTGTTTTATTCCCTGTGTCAAGTGGATTGTCTAGCACAGGCCAAATAGAGACCCTAAAAGGTATATATGAAAGAGCAATTAAAGTGACTCTTTTTATCAGCACCTTCGTATGTGTCACCATTTTTAGTTTTTCCTCTCCTATTCTAAGGATATGGATTGATACAGACTTTGCCCAAACCAGTACTTGGGTTTTGAAATTATTGACTTTGGGGTGGTATTTCATCTCTTGGTCTATTATTGCCTACATTTTTTTGGATGGTTTTGGTAAGCCGCATCTAATTTCTTTTTCTAATATTCTAACGGCCATTGTTAATGTTACCGCTGTACTTGTTTTGGTCCCCCGTTATGGAATTATCGGGGCAGCTATAGCCGGATTGTTGTACTTGCACACTTTAGCCTTTATTTACTATGTTGAGAAAAATCTTCTGCATCTCAATTCGTGGCGACTTTTTCATCATGTATATTTGAAGATATGGTTTGCAGGATTGGTGATAGGCATCATTGATTATTTATTGTTGCCTTTTACTTCAAATTTTCTCAACCTAATTTGTATCGTGACTTTGGGAGGGGGTGTTTATTTGCTGGTTGTTTTAGTCCTGGGAATATTTGATGAACGGGATAAAAAGATAGCCCAGAGATATCTACATCAATTTTTTCACAAGGAACAATTGGAAGAAGTATTGTGA
- a CDS encoding class I SAM-dependent methyltransferase: protein MKLIAPCGVIPLCEDKVVAIDLDSRYLVKSRAKSSDTVRYVIGDLNHLPFQSQSFAHINCWNVLEHLGTKAQVMSEISRVSEPGAYLDFSAGIRAGDQFLGRLSKNYNQIVTQNFHQWTAPSAEYIKLVEQDYVIEHIEYPCAATVIIFVALADILDLTVNDAAEWQGRGKSLAVAHLIAGHLGRFLQPLFNLLKRNEYWRELLSQTVIIQAKRKEQII, encoded by the coding sequence GTGAAGTTGATTGCACCCTGCGGCGTTATTCCTTTGTGTGAGGATAAAGTGGTGGCTATTGACCTTGATAGCCGCTATTTGGTGAAAAGTAGAGCTAAGTCATCCGATACGGTTCGTTATGTTATTGGTGACTTGAATCATTTACCCTTTCAATCTCAAAGTTTTGCTCATATAAATTGTTGGAATGTGCTTGAGCATTTAGGGACCAAAGCACAAGTGATGAGTGAAATCAGTCGAGTTTCAGAACCTGGCGCTTATTTGGATTTTAGTGCCGGTATCAGAGCCGGTGACCAATTTTTGGGCCGATTGAGCAAAAATTATAACCAGATCGTCACGCAAAATTTCCATCAGTGGACAGCGCCCAGTGCTGAATACATTAAGCTCGTCGAACAAGATTATGTCATTGAACATATTGAATATCCCTGCGCCGCTACAGTAATTATATTTGTGGCTCTGGCCGATATTTTAGATTTGACGGTAAACGATGCCGCTGAATGGCAAGGTCGGGGAAAGTCATTGGCCGTTGCCCATTTGATTGCCGGTCATCTTGGACGTTTTTTGCAGCCGTTATTTAATCTATTGAAGAGAAATGAGTATTGGCGCGAGTTGCTGTCTCAAACGGTCATTATTCAGGCGAAACGAAAGGAACAAATCATATAA
- a CDS encoding GDP-mannose 4,6-dehydratase, protein MKRALITGVSGFVGLHLAICLKEKHYQVWGLDRKPPPNTSKISFYKVDLNQEKEFTDFVRQVEPTHIFHLAGLLGNFAYSELYQANVLGTIRLFETLLAVDWRPIVIIAGTSGVYGATTPAENPLNEAQPLRPLSHYATSKVAQEMVGLQYFFAHQIPVVRIRTFNLVGPGMSPSLFASNFARQVALLEHTGRDGSVTVGNLWPKRDYVDVRDAVQAYIVLAETGQPGEAYHVCSGRSYSVQECVDILLSLAKVHVCVEQDKQRVRAVEIPNQVGDFSRLQQLTGWHPQITLETSLVDLLDDWRKVIAREDSV, encoded by the coding sequence GTGAAGCGGGCTTTAATTACCGGAGTATCGGGCTTTGTCGGCCTACATTTGGCAATTTGCTTGAAAGAAAAGCATTATCAGGTTTGGGGTCTTGATCGAAAGCCTCCTCCTAATACCTCAAAAATAAGTTTCTATAAAGTTGACTTGAATCAAGAAAAAGAATTTACAGATTTTGTGCGGCAGGTTGAACCCACCCATATATTTCACCTGGCCGGTTTGTTGGGCAATTTTGCATATTCAGAGTTATATCAAGCCAATGTGCTGGGAACCATCCGGCTTTTTGAAACCTTGCTGGCCGTGGATTGGAGACCAATTGTAATCATTGCCGGCACCAGTGGAGTATATGGCGCTACTACTCCCGCCGAAAATCCTCTCAATGAGGCGCAGCCCCTGCGACCACTCTCGCATTATGCTACCAGTAAAGTAGCCCAGGAGATGGTGGGATTGCAATATTTTTTTGCTCACCAAATACCTGTAGTTCGTATTCGGACTTTTAATTTAGTGGGTCCCGGCATGTCTCCTTCGCTTTTTGCCTCAAATTTTGCTCGCCAGGTCGCCTTGTTGGAACATACTGGTCGAGATGGGAGTGTAACGGTGGGCAATCTTTGGCCCAAGCGAGACTATGTGGATGTGCGGGATGCGGTGCAGGCTTACATAGTTCTGGCGGAAACCGGCCAGCCAGGCGAGGCCTACCACGTGTGTTCAGGCCGTTCTTACTCGGTTCAGGAATGTGTGGATATTTTATTAAGTTTGGCCAAAGTACATGTTTGCGTTGAGCAAGATAAGCAGCGAGTACGCGCCGTAGAAATCCCCAACCAAGTTGGAGATTTCAGCCGGTTGCAGCAATTGACCGGCTGGCATCCGCAAATAACTTTAGAAACCAGCCTGGTAGATTTGTTAGACGATTGGCGAAAAGTTATAGCCCGGGAGGATAGTGTGTGA
- a CDS encoding tetratricopeptide repeat protein produces MKKRSNYSVFSKRPTWVIAVLLLIVAVLVITQLSGSETPPDVSIFSSSPISPLTLNSPPAGISSPTVPPDPYVEAYRQATIFFEAGEYEKAIASYSEAISVKPDSASAHNDRGNAYTQLEMYEKARADYNRAIELNPALPEPYYNLGWIETILGDYEEALVHYQTASEISPLVAYDAIVNRCGVYYKMGDFEQAIAECTVGIEQNPANHRAYNSRALAYLALENYQAAVADYEQSVTLIADNEEAYWGLGWANYNLGNYQEAIEATQKAIDLNSGDPRLHFNLGLYRLAAGRLTEATASYQTGLSLIDSLDPQTAEEIADTSVQDLEELKEQKPNLADEIETVIGLFPKSN; encoded by the coding sequence GTGAAAAAGCGATCAAATTACTCAGTCTTTTCCAAACGTCCAACCTGGGTTATTGCCGTGCTGTTGTTAATTGTTGCGGTTCTGGTAATAACGCAACTGAGCGGGAGCGAAACACCGCCTGATGTCTCAATTTTTAGCTCCAGCCCCATCTCTCCGCTAACCCTCAATAGTCCTCCCGCTGGAATTTCCTCGCCAACTGTACCTCCTGATCCTTATGTGGAGGCTTACCGGCAAGCCACTATTTTTTTTGAAGCAGGCGAGTATGAAAAAGCCATCGCCAGTTACTCGGAAGCTATCTCCGTTAAACCCGACTCCGCTTCGGCTCACAATGATAGAGGAAACGCATATACCCAACTGGAGATGTATGAAAAAGCCAGGGCCGATTATAATAGAGCTATTGAGTTAAATCCCGCTCTACCGGAGCCATATTATAACCTGGGCTGGATAGAGACAATTCTGGGCGATTACGAAGAAGCCTTGGTTCATTATCAAACTGCCAGCGAGATCAGCCCACTGGTAGCTTACGACGCCATTGTGAACCGCTGTGGGGTTTATTACAAAATGGGAGATTTCGAGCAGGCGATAGCAGAATGTACCGTTGGTATTGAGCAAAACCCGGCCAACCACCGCGCCTACAATAGCCGCGCTTTGGCTTACCTGGCCCTGGAAAACTATCAAGCCGCAGTTGCTGATTATGAACAGAGTGTTACCCTGATTGCGGACAATGAGGAGGCTTATTGGGGGCTTGGGTGGGCCAATTATAACCTGGGGAATTATCAGGAAGCGATTGAAGCCACGCAAAAAGCAATTGACCTGAACTCCGGCGATCCCCGTTTGCACTTTAATCTCGGGTTATACCGTTTGGCCGCCGGTCGGTTAACTGAAGCTACTGCCAGTTATCAAACCGGGCTATCTCTCATAGATTCCCTGGACCCGCAGACGGCGGAGGAGATAGCAGACACTTCTGTTCAAGATTTAGAGGAGTTGAAAGAACAAAAGCCTAATTTGGCGGACGAGATTGAGACAGTGATCGGCTTGTTTCCAAAATCCAACTAA
- a CDS encoding NTP transferase domain-containing protein, producing MTKAVVLAGGRGTRLTPYTFILPKPLLPVGDLPILEILLRRLKMAGIDNFTFCVGYKHELVRAFFGDGARWDVQIEYSVENEPLGTAGPLSLIAGLDETFLVANGDLLTDISFSDLLAFHKKHQAVATVGAIRQKVKIDLGVIELDDQQQLMKYVEKPSLHYLASIGLYVFEPAVLSYIPRDQFLNLPDLMNSLRRDNQPVRGYIHKGYWLDIGRMADYQQALNDLPDIQQRLLPED from the coding sequence ATGACCAAAGCAGTAGTTCTGGCCGGGGGACGCGGTACGCGCCTGACTCCCTATACCTTTATTTTGCCCAAACCATTATTGCCGGTTGGCGATTTGCCTATTCTAGAGATTTTGCTTCGCCGCTTAAAAATGGCCGGCATAGACAACTTTACTTTTTGTGTTGGCTATAAACATGAACTTGTTCGGGCCTTTTTTGGTGATGGTGCTAGGTGGGATGTGCAAATTGAATATTCTGTAGAGAATGAGCCTTTGGGAACGGCCGGCCCGCTTTCGCTCATTGCAGGGTTGGATGAAACCTTTTTAGTAGCTAATGGCGACTTGCTCACTGACATTTCATTTTCAGACCTGTTGGCATTTCATAAAAAACACCAGGCTGTGGCCACCGTGGGAGCCATTCGGCAAAAGGTAAAAATTGATTTAGGCGTGATAGAGCTTGATGATCAGCAGCAACTCATGAAATATGTGGAGAAACCCTCGTTGCATTATTTGGCAAGCATTGGCCTGTACGTTTTTGAGCCGGCGGTATTGTCCTACATCCCGCGCGACCAATTTCTGAATTTGCCCGATTTAATGAACAGTTTGCGACGAGATAACCAACCGGTGCGAGGTTATATTCATAAAGGCTATTGGCTGGATATTGGCCGGATGGCAGATTATCAGCAGGCGTTAAACGATTTGCCTGATATTCAGCAGAGATTGTTGCCGGAAGATTAA
- a CDS encoding glycosyltransferase family 4 protein, with amino-acid sequence MRLCFISPAFRSVHVQRWLNFFVGRGHEVHLLTLDPQEKWPGIIPHLYQPQTHWPKLGLFLKVWRARQIINKLQPDVLHALYVAGAGWIGALANYHPLVLSLLGGDVLPEQGAYDTRLKRFLTPFSLRRADFIIGQSAHLLDAVKSLGVATTPQQVLPIGVDCNHFRPAGPERAAFRKTLAIPEKAFVVLSPRHTQPIYNIHLIIQAMPIVLQAYPETIFVFKEHYLLDTSEYQTYCRTLIAEIGVAANVRWVGSLAYNQMPDFYGCGDLAISIAQSDGLPVSVLEAMACGLPLVVSPLPGLRECVVEGQNGLYIELGQPTALAAQINFLISNKTLRRQMGKVNRTCALAEFDFATIMGQVEQLYYQLSGKSQC; translated from the coding sequence ATGCGCTTATGTTTCATCTCGCCCGCCTTCAGAAGTGTCCACGTTCAGCGTTGGCTGAATTTTTTTGTGGGGCGCGGGCATGAGGTTCATTTATTAACCCTTGATCCTCAAGAAAAGTGGCCCGGTATCATCCCCCATCTTTATCAGCCTCAAACTCATTGGCCCAAGTTAGGGTTATTTCTAAAGGTGTGGCGGGCGCGCCAAATAATTAACAAATTGCAACCGGATGTTTTACATGCCTTATATGTTGCCGGCGCGGGTTGGATAGGCGCTCTGGCAAATTATCACCCTCTGGTGCTTTCATTATTAGGGGGGGATGTGCTGCCAGAGCAAGGCGCCTACGATACGCGCTTAAAACGATTCTTGACCCCTTTTTCCCTGCGCCGGGCCGATTTTATTATTGGCCAATCTGCTCATTTGTTGGATGCAGTTAAATCCCTGGGAGTGGCTACAACTCCGCAACAAGTTTTGCCCATTGGGGTAGATTGCAATCATTTTCGGCCGGCGGGGCCAGAGCGTGCCGCTTTTCGAAAGACCCTGGCTATTCCCGAAAAAGCCTTTGTTGTGTTGAGCCCGCGCCATACCCAGCCCATTTATAATATTCACCTGATCATTCAGGCCATGCCAATAGTATTGCAGGCTTATCCAGAGACAATTTTTGTGTTTAAAGAACACTATTTGTTGGACACGTCGGAATATCAAACCTACTGTCGAACTCTTATTGCTGAAATTGGGGTAGCCGCAAACGTGCGGTGGGTTGGTTCTTTAGCCTATAACCAGATGCCGGATTTTTATGGATGTGGCGATTTGGCCATTTCAATAGCGCAATCAGATGGTTTGCCTGTGTCAGTATTGGAGGCAATGGCCTGTGGATTGCCCCTGGTTGTTTCGCCGTTACCCGGCCTTAGGGAGTGTGTCGTTGAGGGGCAAAATGGTCTCTATATTGAATTGGGCCAACCGACAGCTTTGGCCGCACAAATCAACTTTCTGATAAGCAATAAAACCTTACGCAGGCAAATGGGTAAGGTCAATCGGACGTGTGCCCTGGCTGAATTTGATTTTGCCACGATTATGGGGCAGGTGGAACAACTTTACTACCAACTTTCCGGGAAAAGTCAATGCTGA